In Salmonella enterica subsp. enterica serovar Typhimurium str. LT2, a single window of DNA contains:
- the fixC gene encoding related to carnitine metabolism protein (similar to E. coli flavoprotein; electron transport (AAC73154.1); Blastp hit to AAC73154.1 (428 aa), 88% identity in aa 1 - 428), translating to MSEDIFDAIIVGAGLAGSVAALVLAREGAQVLVIERGNSAGAKNVTGGRLYAHSLERIIPGFADQAPIERMITHEKLAFMTDNGAMTIDYCNGEDASASQVSYSVLRSKFDAWLMEQAEEAGAQLITGIRVDNVVQRDGKVVGVEADGDILEAKVVILADGVNSLLAEKLGMTKRVEASHVAVGVKELIELPKLVIEDRFQLQGNEGAACLFAGAPTDGLMGGGFLYTNETTLSLGLVCGLHHLKDAKKSVPQMLEDFKQHPAVAPLIAGGKLVEYAAHVVPEAGMNMQPELVGDGVLIAGDAAGMCMNLGFTIRGMDLAISAGEAAAKTVLSAMKRDDFSKQSLGEYRQHLDEGPMRDMRMYQKLPAFLDNPRMFTAYPEMAVNIARDLFTVDGSAPVPMRKKILRHAKKVGFINLMKDGLKGVTVL from the coding sequence ATGTCCGAAGATATCTTTGATGCCATCATCGTGGGTGCAGGTCTGGCCGGTTCGGTTGCGGCGCTGGTGCTTGCTCGCGAAGGTGCACAGGTGCTGGTTATCGAGCGCGGCAATTCTGCTGGCGCGAAGAATGTCACCGGTGGGCGCTTGTATGCACATAGCCTGGAACGCATCATTCCCGGCTTTGCGGATCAGGCCCCCATTGAACGCATGATCACCCACGAAAAACTCGCCTTTATGACCGACAACGGGGCGATGACTATCGACTACTGCAATGGTGAAGATGCTTCAGCGTCGCAGGTTTCCTATTCCGTCTTACGCAGTAAATTTGACGCCTGGCTGATGGAGCAGGCCGAAGAGGCGGGGGCGCAACTGATCACCGGTATTCGCGTGGATAACGTTGTTCAGCGTGATGGCAAAGTCGTGGGCGTGGAAGCCGATGGCGATATTCTGGAAGCCAAAGTCGTGATCCTCGCTGACGGGGTGAATTCTCTGCTGGCTGAAAAGCTGGGCATGACCAAGCGTGTTGAGGCATCGCATGTTGCTGTCGGCGTGAAGGAACTGATCGAATTGCCGAAGTTGGTCATTGAAGATCGTTTCCAGTTACAGGGCAACGAAGGTGCCGCCTGTCTGTTTGCCGGAGCGCCGACCGATGGTCTGATGGGCGGTGGCTTCCTGTATACGAATGAAACAACCCTTTCCCTGGGGCTGGTCTGCGGTCTTCATCATCTGAAAGACGCGAAAAAATCGGTCCCGCAAATGCTGGAAGATTTCAAACAGCATCCGGCAGTTGCGCCGCTGATCGCCGGTGGCAAGCTGGTGGAATATGCCGCGCACGTTGTACCCGAGGCGGGAATGAATATGCAGCCTGAACTGGTGGGCGATGGCGTACTGATTGCCGGGGATGCTGCCGGCATGTGTATGAACCTCGGCTTTACCATCCGGGGTATGGATCTCGCCATATCCGCAGGCGAAGCGGCGGCGAAGACGGTGCTTTCGGCGATGAAGCGCGACGATTTTAGCAAGCAGTCGCTGGGTGAATACCGTCAGCATCTGGACGAAGGTCCGATGCGCGATATGCGCATGTATCAGAAACTACCGGCTTTTCTTGATAATCCCCGCATGTTTACCGCTTATCCCGAAATGGCGGTCAATATCGCGCGCGACCTGTTCACCGTGGATGGCTCCGCTCCGGTGCCCATGCGTAAAAAAATCCTGCGCCATGCGAAGAAAGTGGGCTTCATTAATCTGATGAAAGATGGCCTGAAAGGAGTGACCGTATTATGA
- the fixX gene encoding putative ferredoxin (carnitine metabolism; similar to E. coli putative ferredoxin (AAC73155.1); Blastp hit to AAC73155.1 (95 aa), 88% identity in aa 1 - 95) has product MTSPVNVDVKLGVNKFNVDEDSPHIILKTDPDKQALEVLIKACPAGLYKKQDDGSVRFDYAGCLECGTCRILGLDTALEKWEYPRGTFGVEFRYG; this is encoded by the coding sequence ATGACATCTCCCGTTAATGTGGACGTCAAACTGGGCGTCAATAAGTTCAATGTGGATGAAGACAGCCCGCACATCATTCTCAAAACCGATCCTGATAAACAGGCGCTGGAGGTGCTGATTAAGGCCTGTCCGGCGGGACTGTATAAAAAGCAGGACGACGGCAGCGTTCGTTTTGATTACGCCGGGTGCCTGGAGTGCGGAACGTGCCGGATCCTCGGCCTTGATACGGCGCTGGAAAAATGGGAATACCCGCGCGGGACGTTTGGCGTAGAGTTCCGCTACGGCTAA
- the yaaU gene encoding putative MFS family transport protein (similar to E. coli putative transport protein (AAC73156.1); Blastp hit to AAC73156.1 (443 aa), 86% identity in aa 1 - 439), with protein sequence MQQPRNFDDLKFSSIHRRIMLWGSGGPFLDGYVLVIIGVALEQLTPLLHLDAEWIGALGAATLAGLFIGTSLFGYICDKVGRRKMFLLDIIAIGVISVATMFVSTPLELLVMRVLIGIVIGADYPIATSMITEFSNTRQRAFSIGFIAAMWYVGATCANLVGYWLYDMEGGWRWMLGSAFIPCLIILIGRFDLPESPRWLLRKGRVKECEQMMIKLFGEPVCFDDELPQETRFLQLFNRRHFPFVLFVAAIWTCQVIPMFAIYTFGPQIVGLLGWEQGRNAALGNVVISLFFMLGCIPAMFWLNSIGRRPLLIGSFAMMTIALALLGLVSNLGIILVVVAFAVYAFFSGGPGILQWLYPNELFPTDIRASAVGVIMSLSRIGTIVSTWALPIFITRYGINNVMLIGALISLVGLGVSVMFAPETRGLTLTQTGNMTLRGTPSDNPR encoded by the coding sequence ATGCAGCAGCCCAGGAACTTTGATGACCTTAAATTCTCCTCCATTCATCGCAGAATTATGCTGTGGGGAAGCGGCGGCCCGTTCCTTGATGGCTACGTGCTGGTGATCATTGGCGTGGCGCTGGAACAACTGACGCCGCTATTGCACCTTGATGCTGAATGGATTGGCGCGCTCGGCGCGGCTACGCTTGCCGGACTGTTTATCGGCACCTCGTTGTTTGGCTATATTTGCGATAAAGTCGGGCGGCGTAAAATGTTCCTGCTTGATATTATCGCTATCGGCGTTATCTCCGTGGCGACCATGTTTGTTTCCACGCCGCTTGAATTACTGGTGATGCGCGTTTTAATTGGCATTGTTATCGGCGCGGATTACCCTATCGCTACTTCCATGATTACGGAGTTTTCCAACACCCGCCAGCGCGCGTTCTCCATCGGTTTTATCGCCGCGATGTGGTACGTCGGCGCGACCTGCGCCAACCTGGTGGGCTACTGGCTGTATGACATGGAAGGCGGCTGGCGTTGGATGCTTGGCAGCGCCTTTATCCCGTGCTTAATCATTTTGATTGGCCGCTTTGACCTGCCGGAATCGCCACGCTGGCTATTGCGAAAAGGACGGGTAAAAGAGTGCGAACAAATGATGATCAAACTGTTCGGCGAACCGGTCTGCTTTGACGATGAGCTGCCGCAGGAGACCCGCTTCCTGCAGCTGTTTAACCGCCGTCATTTCCCGTTTGTACTGTTCGTTGCGGCTATCTGGACCTGTCAGGTGATCCCGATGTTCGCTATCTATACCTTTGGGCCGCAGATCGTCGGGTTACTCGGCTGGGAGCAGGGGCGCAACGCGGCGCTTGGCAATGTGGTGATTAGCCTCTTTTTTATGCTGGGCTGTATACCGGCGATGTTCTGGCTAAACAGTATTGGCCGTCGCCCTCTGCTTATTGGCAGCTTCGCCATGATGACTATCGCGCTGGCGCTGCTGGGGCTGGTGTCAAATCTGGGCATCATACTGGTCGTGGTGGCGTTTGCGGTATACGCCTTCTTTTCCGGCGGACCGGGCATACTGCAATGGCTTTATCCTAATGAACTCTTCCCGACGGATATTCGCGCTTCGGCCGTGGGGGTCATCATGTCATTAAGCCGCATCGGAACCATTGTCTCCACCTGGGCATTACCGATTTTTATTACTCGTTACGGTATTAATAACGTCATGCTGATTGGCGCGTTGATTTCGTTAGTCGGGCTTGGCGTATCGGTGATGTTTGCCCCGGAAACCCGCGGCTTGACGCTAACACAGACCGGAAACATGACTTTGCGCGGAACGCCATCGGATAACCCTCGTTAA
- a CDS encoding putative outer membrane lipoprotein (similar to E. coli orf, hypothetical protein (AAC75851.1); Blastp hit to AAC75851.1 (76 aa), 51% identity in aa 1 - 75) translates to MQKRLMTALFTAATLFTVAGCSSNQAVETTDGKTIVTDGKPEVDNDTGMVSYKNAATGKTEQINRDQLKNMSELDN, encoded by the coding sequence ATGCAAAAACGTCTTATGACCGCACTGTTTACCGCAGCAACACTATTCACCGTCGCAGGATGCTCTTCTAACCAGGCGGTTGAAACCACGGATGGCAAAACTATTGTCACCGACGGGAAACCCGAGGTCGATAACGATACCGGTATGGTGTCTTACAAAAACGCCGCCACCGGGAAAACCGAACAGATTAACCGCGATCAGCTGAAAAATATGAGCGAGCTGGATAATTAA
- a CDS encoding putative secreted protein, producing MKPIPFYLLALFSAASGATEINVCKDLIGTWKTTADNPPYTMTISPPVESCGEKCVKLNVQYELDVTHRNALYCHEGQEGVKGQGPMVIAFEGAYGGHAIGTYNRQLQLLWAGVISKNKKGKWITKMENYWFRQVKAH from the coding sequence ATGAAACCAATACCTTTTTATTTGCTCGCGCTATTTTCTGCCGCCTCCGGGGCTACGGAGATAAACGTCTGCAAAGACCTGATCGGAACATGGAAAACCACGGCAGATAACCCGCCTTATACCATGACAATATCGCCGCCAGTAGAAAGCTGCGGGGAAAAATGTGTGAAACTGAACGTGCAGTATGAACTTGACGTGACTCACCGCAACGCGCTTTATTGCCATGAAGGACAAGAGGGGGTAAAAGGGCAGGGACCCATGGTGATAGCATTTGAAGGGGCGTATGGTGGACACGCTATTGGAACCTATAACCGACAGCTGCAATTACTTTGGGCTGGCGTAATATCGAAAAATAAAAAGGGGAAATGGATAACGAAAATGGAAAATTACTGGTTCAGGCAGGTAAAAGCGCACTAA
- a CDS encoding putative secreted protein (similar to E. coli orf, hypothetical protein (AAC76270.1); Blastp hit to AAC76270.1 (104 aa), 36% identity in aa 18 - 103) translates to MKKRIIAAALLATVASFSTLAAEQVSKQEISHFKLVKVGTINVSQSGGQISSPSDLREKLSELADAKGGKYYHIIAAREHGPNFEAVAEVYNDATK, encoded by the coding sequence ATGAAAAAACGCATTATTGCCGCCGCATTACTGGCAACGGTTGCTTCATTCAGCACACTTGCGGCAGAGCAGGTCTCTAAACAAGAAATCAGCCACTTCAAACTGGTTAAGGTCGGCACCATAAATGTGTCCCAGAGTGGCGGACAGATTTCCTCACCCTCTGATCTACGCGAAAAACTGTCAGAATTAGCCGATGCGAAAGGCGGAAAATATTACCATATTATCGCTGCACGTGAGCATGGTCCGAATTTTGAAGCCGTTGCCGAAGTTTATAACGATGCGACGAAATAA
- a CDS encoding putative inner membrane protein, whose translation MLPGTHSLAAFKQLELFWVITSVDYLKIALFGVTVFYLVIVTSLCCCQCKIMHCQLKRNLTPCK comes from the coding sequence ATGCTCCCGGGGACTCACTCCCTTGCCGCCTTTAAGCAACTCGAATTATTTTGGGTAATAACCTCGGTTGATTATCTGAAAATAGCCTTATTTGGTGTGACCGTCTTTTATCTTGTTATAGTCACCTCTTTATGTTGTTGTCAATGTAAAATAATGCACTGCCAGCTAAAAAGAAACTTAACCCCCTGTAAATAA
- a CDS encoding putative sulfatase (similar to E. coli putative sulfatase (AAC76701.1); Blastp hit to AAC76701.1 (497 aa), 31% identity in aa 251 - 345, 31% identity in aa 5 - 103, 45% identity in aa 400 - 431) — protein MSNKKNLSAEETDLTRRKLLTSAGILAAGGMLSGAVKADEKCAVKAKPAWDKPFTGEIPEKLPEGYNILLVVTDQERFFPTFPFPVPGRERLMKTGVTFCNHQNTSNVCTPSRSVLYTGLHMPQTKMFDNLGLPWMPYDLDPALGTTGHMMRELGYYTAYKGKWHLTEKLEKPLPDEKDEDIDVGDIPEPELHKIMEKYGFADYHGIGDIIGHSKGGYFYDSTTTAQTINWLRCKGQPLNDQHKPWFLAVNLVNPHDVMFIDTDKEGEKVQWRGELDQDDNTLAPTQPPENELYQASWPNYPLPANRHQSFNEQGRPPAHLEYQTARAALEGQFPDEDRRWRKLLDYYFNCIRDCDTHLDRILNELDALKLTDKTIVVFTADHGELGGSHQMHGKGASVYKEQIHVPMIISHPAYPGNKKCQALTCHLDIAPTLVGLTGLPEEKQHQALGNRKGVNFSGLLKNPESVAVNAVRNASLYCYGMILYTDAHYLHRVIALQRDKQKTVAQIKQEISHLHPDFSHRSGTRMINDGRYKFARYFSLREHNTPETWEDLIKYNDLELYDLKNDPDENHNLAADKQKYQDLILTMNEKLNKIIKDEIGVDDGSFMPDAAHEPWDLTIEQFNRMAKD, from the coding sequence ATGAGTAATAAAAAAAATCTGTCCGCAGAAGAGACGGATCTTACGCGTAGGAAACTGTTAACCAGTGCCGGTATTCTTGCCGCAGGCGGTATGTTATCCGGCGCGGTAAAGGCTGATGAAAAATGCGCCGTCAAGGCGAAACCGGCGTGGGATAAACCGTTTACTGGCGAAATCCCGGAAAAATTGCCAGAAGGATATAATATTCTGTTAGTCGTGACCGACCAGGAGCGTTTTTTTCCTACGTTTCCTTTCCCGGTACCCGGCAGAGAGCGGCTCATGAAAACGGGGGTGACATTCTGTAATCATCAGAATACCAGTAATGTCTGTACGCCTTCCCGCTCCGTATTGTATACCGGCTTACATATGCCCCAGACAAAGATGTTTGATAATTTGGGATTACCCTGGATGCCTTATGACCTTGACCCCGCTCTTGGAACCACAGGTCATATGATGCGGGAACTGGGATACTATACGGCCTATAAAGGTAAGTGGCATCTTACAGAAAAACTGGAGAAGCCTTTGCCTGACGAAAAAGATGAGGATATTGATGTCGGGGATATTCCTGAACCAGAATTACATAAAATTATGGAAAAATATGGTTTTGCTGACTATCACGGCATCGGCGATATTATAGGCCATAGTAAAGGCGGCTATTTTTATGATTCAACCACCACGGCTCAGACTATAAATTGGTTAAGATGCAAGGGGCAGCCCTTGAATGACCAACACAAGCCCTGGTTCCTGGCCGTTAACCTCGTTAATCCTCATGACGTCATGTTTATTGATACCGATAAAGAGGGAGAAAAGGTACAGTGGCGTGGCGAGTTGGATCAGGATGATAATACCCTGGCGCCCACGCAGCCACCGGAAAACGAACTTTATCAGGCAAGCTGGCCGAACTATCCGCTGCCGGCAAACAGGCATCAATCATTCAATGAGCAGGGAAGACCGCCGGCGCATCTTGAATACCAGACGGCGCGCGCTGCGCTGGAAGGGCAGTTTCCTGATGAAGATCGTCGTTGGCGTAAACTGCTTGACTACTATTTCAACTGTATCCGCGATTGTGATACTCACCTTGACCGGATATTAAATGAACTTGATGCCCTCAAGTTAACTGATAAAACGATTGTTGTATTTACTGCCGATCATGGCGAATTAGGCGGAAGCCATCAGATGCACGGTAAAGGCGCTTCCGTTTATAAAGAACAGATCCATGTACCGATGATTATTTCCCACCCGGCGTACCCCGGTAATAAGAAATGTCAGGCGTTGACCTGTCATCTTGATATCGCGCCGACATTAGTTGGACTGACCGGTTTGCCGGAAGAAAAACAGCACCAGGCGTTAGGCAACCGCAAAGGCGTTAATTTTAGCGGATTGCTAAAAAACCCGGAGAGCGTTGCGGTTAATGCGGTGAGAAATGCCAGCTTATATTGCTATGGCATGATCTTGTATACCGATGCCCATTATCTCCACCGCGTTATTGCGCTACAAAGAGATAAACAAAAAACGGTGGCGCAAATCAAGCAGGAAATATCTCATTTGCATCCTGATTTCAGCCATCGTTCAGGGACGCGCATGATTAACGATGGTCGTTATAAGTTTGCACGCTATTTCTCGCTAAGGGAGCATAATACGCCGGAAACCTGGGAGGATCTTATTAAGTACAACGATCTTGAACTTTACGATCTTAAAAATGATCCCGATGAGAACCATAACCTTGCTGCTGATAAACAGAAATATCAGGATCTCATTCTTACGATGAATGAAAAACTGAATAAAATTATCAAAGACGAAATTGGCGTGGATGACGGCAGTTTTATGCCGGATGCGGCCCATGAGCCGTGGGATCTTACTATTGAGCAATTTAACCGCATGGCGAAAGATTAA
- the yabF gene encoding putative NAD(P)H oxidoreductase (similar to E. coli putative NAD(P)H oxidoreductase (AAC73157.1); Blastp hit to AAC73157.1 (176 aa), 87% identity in aa 1 - 176): protein MILIIYAHPYPHHSHANKRMLEQAGTLENVEIRSLYHLYPDFNIDVAAEQEALSRASLIVWQHPMQWYSVPPLLKLWMDKVLTHGWAYGHGGTALHGKHLLWAVTTGGGENHFAIGSHPGFDVLSQPLQATALYCGLKWLSPFAMHCTFICDDDTLQAQARQYKQRLLAWQEVNHG, encoded by the coding sequence ATGATCCTCATTATTTATGCGCATCCGTATCCGCATCATTCTCATGCGAATAAGCGGATGCTTGAACAGGCAGGGACGCTGGAAAACGTCGAAATACGTTCGCTTTATCACCTCTATCCCGATTTCAATATTGACGTTGCCGCCGAGCAGGAGGCGCTGTCGCGCGCGAGTCTTATCGTCTGGCAGCATCCGATGCAGTGGTACAGCGTCCCTCCTTTACTCAAATTATGGATGGATAAAGTCCTCACCCACGGCTGGGCTTACGGTCATGGCGGTACGGCATTGCATGGTAAACATCTGCTGTGGGCGGTAACGACCGGCGGTGGTGAAAACCACTTTGCTATCGGCTCCCATCCCGGATTTGACGTCCTTTCTCAGCCGCTACAGGCGACGGCGCTCTATTGCGGCCTCAAATGGCTGTCGCCGTTTGCCATGCACTGCACGTTCATTTGCGATGACGACACCTTACAGGCGCAGGCGCGTCAGTATAAACAGCGTTTACTGGCATGGCAGGAGGTGAATCATGGATAG
- the kefC gene encoding CPA2 family K+ efflux antiporter, glutathione-regulated (similar to E. coli K+ efflux antiporter, glutathione-regulated (AAC73158.1); Blastp hit to AAC73158.1 (620 aa), 90% identity in aa 1 - 619), which translates to MDSHTLLQALIYLGSAALIVPIAVRLGLGSVLGYLIAGCIIGPWGLRLVTDAESILHFAEIGVVLMLFVIGLELDPQRLWKLRASVFGGGALQMGVCGGLIGLFCMFLGLRWQVAELIGMTLALSSTAIAMQAMNERNLTVSQVGRSAFAVLLFQDIAAIPLVAMIPLLAASGASTTLGAFALSALKVAGALALVVLLGRYVTRPALRFVARSGLREVFSAVALFLVFGFGLLLEEVGLSMAMGAFLAGVLLASSEYRHALESDIEPFKGLLLGLFFIGVGMSIDFGTLVENPLRILLLLAGFLAIKIVMLWLVARPLGVPAKQRRWFAVLLGQGSEFAFVVFGAAQMADVLEPEWAKALTLAVALSMAATPIFLVLLTRMEKTATGEAREADEIDEEQPRVIVAGFGRFGQIAGRLLLSSGVKMVVLDHDPDHIETLRKFGMKVFYGDATRMDLLESAGAAKAEVLINAIDDPQTNLQLSELVKSHFPHLQIIARARDVDHYIRLRQAGVAMPERETFEGALKSGRQALEALGLGRYEARERADLFRHFNTRMVEEMAKGENDPLSRAAAYKRTSAMLSEIITEDREHLSLIQRHGWQGTAEGKHSGEVADEPEVKPSI; encoded by the coding sequence ATGGATAGCCATACTCTACTGCAGGCGCTGATCTATCTTGGTTCGGCGGCGTTGATTGTGCCGATTGCGGTACGTTTGGGCTTAGGATCGGTGCTGGGGTATCTGATTGCGGGTTGCATTATCGGTCCCTGGGGGCTACGGCTGGTGACGGACGCCGAATCTATTCTGCATTTTGCGGAAATCGGCGTCGTGCTGATGTTGTTTGTTATTGGACTTGAGCTGGACCCGCAACGGTTATGGAAGCTGCGCGCCTCGGTATTTGGCGGCGGCGCGTTACAGATGGGGGTCTGCGGCGGACTGATTGGTCTGTTCTGTATGTTTCTTGGCCTGCGTTGGCAGGTGGCGGAACTGATTGGCATGACGCTGGCGCTTTCGTCCACGGCTATCGCCATGCAGGCAATGAATGAGCGTAACCTGACCGTTTCGCAAGTAGGGCGTAGCGCATTTGCAGTGCTCTTGTTCCAGGATATCGCGGCGATCCCGCTGGTGGCGATGATTCCGCTGCTGGCCGCCAGCGGCGCATCCACCACGCTTGGCGCGTTTGCGCTATCGGCGTTGAAAGTCGCAGGCGCGTTGGCGCTGGTGGTGTTGCTGGGACGCTACGTTACGCGCCCGGCGCTGCGCTTTGTCGCGCGTTCTGGTTTGCGGGAAGTGTTCAGCGCCGTGGCGCTATTTCTGGTGTTTGGTTTCGGCCTGTTGCTGGAAGAGGTTGGGCTGTCAATGGCGATGGGCGCGTTCCTGGCGGGCGTTCTGCTGGCGAGTTCGGAATACCGTCATGCGCTGGAAAGCGATATTGAACCCTTTAAGGGGTTGCTGCTGGGGCTGTTCTTTATTGGCGTCGGCATGTCGATTGATTTCGGCACGCTGGTGGAGAATCCGCTGCGCATTCTGCTGTTGTTGGCCGGTTTTCTGGCAATCAAAATCGTCATGCTGTGGCTGGTCGCGAGGCCGCTGGGCGTACCGGCAAAACAGCGTCGCTGGTTTGCCGTCTTATTAGGCCAGGGAAGTGAGTTTGCGTTTGTGGTTTTTGGCGCGGCGCAAATGGCGGATGTACTTGAGCCGGAATGGGCAAAAGCGCTGACGCTGGCGGTCGCGCTGTCGATGGCGGCTACGCCGATTTTTCTGGTGCTGCTGACGCGCATGGAGAAGACCGCGACGGGTGAAGCGCGCGAGGCGGATGAAATCGACGAAGAGCAACCGCGGGTTATTGTGGCCGGGTTTGGACGATTTGGTCAGATAGCCGGGCGTTTGCTGCTGTCGAGCGGGGTGAAGATGGTGGTGCTCGATCACGACCCCGATCATATCGAAACGCTGCGTAAATTCGGCATGAAGGTTTTTTATGGCGACGCGACGCGTATGGATTTACTGGAATCTGCCGGAGCGGCGAAGGCGGAGGTATTGATTAACGCCATTGACGATCCGCAAACCAATTTGCAACTGAGTGAACTGGTGAAGTCGCATTTCCCGCATCTGCAGATTATCGCCCGCGCCCGTGATGTCGATCATTACATTCGCCTGCGCCAGGCTGGTGTGGCGATGCCCGAACGTGAAACCTTCGAAGGCGCGCTCAAAAGCGGGCGACAGGCGCTGGAGGCGCTGGGGCTGGGGCGTTATGAAGCCCGCGAGCGCGCGGATCTGTTCCGTCATTTTAATACCCGGATGGTGGAAGAGATGGCGAAAGGGGAAAACGATCCGTTATCTCGCGCCGCCGCCTATAAACGTACCAGCGCGATGTTGAGCGAAATTATTACCGAGGACCGGGAGCATCTGTCGTTGATTCAGCGCCACGGCTGGCAGGGAACGGCTGAGGGCAAACATTCCGGGGAGGTCGCCGATGAACCCGAGGTCAAACCGTCAATCTAA
- the folA gene encoding dihydrofolate reductase type I (trimethoprim resistance; similar to E. coli dihydrofolate reductase type I; trimethoprim resistance (AAC73159.1); Blastp hit to AAC73159.1 (159 aa), 96% identity in aa 1 - 159) — protein MISLIAALAVDRVIGMENAMPWNLPADLAWFKRNTLNKPVVMGRHTWESIGRPLPGRKNIVISSQPGTDDRVQWVKSVDEAIAACGDAPEIMVIGGGRVYEQFLPKAQKLYLTHIDAEVEGDTHFPDYEPDDWESVFSEFHDADAQNSHSYCFEILERR, from the coding sequence ATGATCAGTCTGATTGCGGCGTTAGCGGTGGATCGCGTCATCGGTATGGAAAACGCCATGCCGTGGAACCTGCCTGCCGATCTCGCCTGGTTTAAACGTAACACGTTAAATAAACCTGTCGTCATGGGACGTCACACCTGGGAGTCCATCGGACGCCCCTTACCGGGACGTAAAAATATTGTTATCAGCAGCCAGCCAGGCACCGACGATCGCGTGCAGTGGGTGAAGTCTGTCGATGAGGCGATTGCCGCTTGCGGCGATGCGCCGGAAATTATGGTCATTGGCGGCGGGCGCGTGTACGAGCAGTTCCTGCCAAAGGCGCAGAAGCTTTATCTGACGCATATTGATGCGGAAGTCGAAGGCGATACCCATTTTCCGGATTATGAACCGGATGACTGGGAATCGGTATTCAGTGAGTTTCACGATGCCGACGCGCAGAATTCTCACAGCTATTGTTTCGAGATTCTGGAGCGTCGTTAA